A stretch of Pseudomonas sp. CCC3.1 DNA encodes these proteins:
- a CDS encoding TauD/TfdA family dioxygenase: MSTAALAVKPDVQTLEIHPVAGRIGAEIRGIKLSGDLDASTVDAIQQALLTHKVIFFRDQTHLDDQSQEAFAQLLGDPIAHPTVPVRDGTRFLMELDGAQGQRANSWHTDVTFVDAYPKASVLRSVLAPASGGDTVWANTASAYAKLPKNLQELADNLWAVHSNEYDYASTKPDVSPEKIEQYRKVFTSTVYETEHPVVRVHPVSGEKSLVLGHFVKRIKGYSPSDSAHLFNLLQSHVTRLENTVRWRWNTGDVAIWDNRSTQHYAIDDYGTQDRIVRRVTLQGDVPVSVQGHRSQTTKGV, encoded by the coding sequence ATGAGCACTGCCGCTTTAGCCGTAAAACCAGACGTTCAAACACTTGAAATACACCCGGTGGCCGGGCGCATTGGCGCCGAGATCCGCGGGATCAAACTGTCGGGCGATCTGGACGCCAGCACCGTCGACGCGATTCAACAGGCGTTGCTGACCCACAAAGTGATTTTCTTCCGCGACCAGACTCACCTCGATGACCAAAGCCAGGAAGCCTTCGCGCAACTGCTCGGCGACCCGATTGCTCACCCCACCGTGCCCGTGCGTGACGGCACGCGCTTTTTGATGGAACTGGACGGCGCCCAGGGCCAGCGCGCCAACTCGTGGCACACCGACGTGACCTTCGTTGACGCGTACCCCAAAGCGTCGGTACTGCGCTCCGTACTGGCCCCGGCGTCGGGGGGCGATACGGTGTGGGCCAACACCGCCAGCGCGTACGCCAAACTGCCTAAAAACCTGCAAGAACTGGCTGACAACCTGTGGGCCGTACACAGCAACGAATACGACTACGCGAGCACCAAGCCGGATGTCTCACCAGAAAAAATTGAGCAATACCGCAAGGTTTTCACCTCAACCGTGTATGAAACCGAGCATCCGGTGGTGCGTGTGCACCCGGTGAGTGGTGAAAAGAGTTTGGTGCTGGGGCATTTTGTGAAACGCATCAAGGGCTATTCGCCGTCTGATTCGGCGCACCTGTTCAACCTGCTGCAAAGCCACGTGACGCGTTTGGAAAATACCGTGCGCTGGCGCTGGAATACGGGTGACGTCGCGATCTGGGACAACCGCTCGACCCAGCATTACGCCATCGACGACTACGGCACCCAAGACCGCATCGTGCGCCGTGTGACCTTGCAGGGCGATGTGCCAGTTAGCGTGCAAGGACACCGCAGCCAGACCACAAAAGGCGTGTAG
- a CDS encoding ABC transporter substrate-binding protein — MPIPLKHAFRRLAAPALAGLLGCLPLLGHADDLKQIRIAVPDLSAGSQHSGGGISDVLRSQQLLEKAFADDGVTIEWKYFKGAGPVINEAFANGQVDFAYLGDLAAIIGKANGLDTRLLSAAARDNKQYLAVVPGSGIKTLQDLKGKRVGLFRGTATQLSFDAALASVGLTEKDLKIINLDFNASVAALAAKQIDASWGGSNLSSLQAKGLADIPLNTKDLNNAGSVQSVLVASGAFVDAHPQAVAKLLKAQEQGVQWLTNDANKPAYIALVSGLANYPAHILEKDTQDQKFSEIFVSQLDPVFLGKLQDSVTLAAEQRLIRKPFQVSEWVTPPLAAASR; from the coding sequence TGGGCTGCTTGCCATTGCTGGGCCACGCCGATGACTTAAAGCAAATCCGCATCGCCGTGCCCGACCTCAGCGCGGGCAGCCAACACAGCGGCGGCGGGATCAGCGACGTGCTGCGCAGCCAGCAGTTGCTGGAAAAAGCCTTCGCCGACGACGGCGTCACCATTGAATGGAAGTACTTCAAAGGCGCAGGCCCGGTGATCAACGAGGCCTTCGCCAACGGCCAGGTCGATTTCGCTTATCTGGGCGATCTGGCCGCCATCATCGGTAAAGCCAACGGCCTGGACACACGCCTGTTGAGTGCCGCCGCACGCGACAACAAACAGTATTTGGCCGTGGTGCCGGGTTCGGGGATCAAAACCCTGCAAGACCTCAAAGGCAAACGGGTCGGGCTGTTTCGCGGCACCGCTACCCAACTGTCGTTTGACGCCGCGCTGGCCAGCGTGGGCCTGACCGAGAAAGACCTCAAAATCATCAACCTGGACTTCAACGCCTCAGTGGCCGCGCTGGCAGCCAAACAAATCGACGCCTCGTGGGGCGGCTCCAACTTGAGTTCGTTGCAGGCCAAAGGCTTGGCAGACATCCCGCTGAACACCAAAGACCTGAACAACGCGGGCAGCGTGCAAAGCGTGCTGGTGGCCTCGGGTGCCTTTGTCGATGCCCACCCGCAAGCCGTGGCCAAACTGCTTAAAGCCCAGGAACAAGGCGTGCAATGGCTGACCAACGACGCCAACAAACCGGCCTACATCGCGCTGGTCTCCGGGCTGGCCAACTACCCGGCGCACATCCTTGAAAAAGACACGCAAGATCAGAAATTCAGCGAAATCTTCGTCTCGCAACTCGACCCGGTGTTCCTCGGCAAATTACAGGACTCCGTCACCCTGGCCGCCGAGCAACGCCTGATCCGCAAACCGTTCCAGGTCAGCGAATGGGTCACACCGCCGCTGGCAGCCGCCTCCCGCTAA